One Leptospira kirschneri serovar Cynopteri str. 3522 CT DNA segment encodes these proteins:
- a CDS encoding acyl-CoA dehydrogenase family protein, whose amino-acid sequence MSVIDQTTAKKALTASAGVIEEVTKALAARCSVNGKVSVDKMDENQLVQYQIAWLTSEQKIAEKFIEYAWDSSRGTGDLEQEMAIVFAAETVNHVRSEISSRPSEYGIKSSDLVSKIFNDEINRFLENAMAIQNYNEIAEKIVAKGHFGAYGLDEDHEMFRETFKKFAEDVVMPHAEHVHRQDDIIPEDIIGGLKDMGCFGLCIPESYGGIQPNDKPDNLSMLVVTEELSRGGLGIAGSLITRPEIMSKALLKGGTQEQKDKWLPLLASGEKMAGIMVTEPNYGSDVAGVSVTAKPTNGGWVINGVKTWCTFAGYANLLLILCRTESDPSLKHKGLSILLAEKPTFTGHEFTYTQPEGGKIEGKAIGTIGYRGMHSFEVSFDNYFVPAENLLGGEAGRGKGFYFQMEGFAGGRIQTAARAHGVMQAALEAALHYAQERSVFQKPIYEYNLTKYKIARMSVILQASRQYANHVANLLDNHKGQMEATLIKFYASKVAEWVTREAMQIHGGMGYAEEYAVSRYFVDARVFSIFEGAEEVMALRVIAKSLMDQYSGA is encoded by the coding sequence ATGAGCGTAATCGATCAAACAACCGCTAAAAAAGCACTTACTGCTTCCGCAGGAGTGATCGAAGAAGTTACAAAGGCACTTGCCGCACGTTGTAGTGTAAACGGAAAAGTTTCCGTGGATAAGATGGACGAAAATCAACTCGTTCAATACCAGATCGCTTGGCTTACTTCCGAACAAAAAATAGCAGAAAAATTTATTGAATACGCTTGGGATTCTTCCCGTGGCACTGGAGATTTAGAACAAGAAATGGCGATTGTATTTGCGGCGGAAACCGTAAATCACGTAAGATCCGAAATCAGTTCTCGTCCTTCTGAATATGGAATCAAATCCTCCGATTTAGTTTCTAAAATTTTCAACGATGAAATCAATCGATTCTTAGAAAATGCGATGGCGATTCAAAACTACAATGAGATCGCGGAAAAAATCGTTGCGAAAGGTCATTTCGGAGCTTACGGACTGGACGAAGATCATGAGATGTTTCGAGAAACGTTTAAAAAGTTTGCGGAAGACGTAGTGATGCCTCACGCGGAACACGTTCACAGACAAGATGATATTATTCCAGAAGACATCATCGGCGGACTTAAGGATATGGGATGTTTTGGACTTTGTATTCCTGAGTCTTACGGTGGAATTCAACCCAACGATAAACCGGATAATCTTTCCATGCTCGTAGTAACCGAAGAGTTATCCAGAGGCGGTTTAGGAATTGCAGGTTCATTGATCACAAGACCGGAAATCATGTCCAAGGCGCTTCTCAAAGGTGGAACTCAGGAACAAAAAGACAAGTGGCTTCCGTTACTCGCATCGGGTGAAAAGATGGCGGGGATTATGGTAACGGAACCGAATTACGGTTCGGACGTTGCAGGGGTTTCCGTTACCGCAAAGCCGACTAACGGAGGTTGGGTGATCAACGGAGTCAAGACCTGGTGTACTTTTGCAGGTTACGCAAACCTATTATTAATTCTTTGTAGAACGGAATCGGATCCTTCCTTAAAACACAAAGGATTATCAATTCTATTGGCGGAAAAACCAACCTTTACTGGACACGAATTTACATACACACAACCAGAGGGCGGAAAAATAGAAGGGAAAGCGATCGGAACGATCGGTTATCGAGGAATGCATTCTTTCGAAGTTTCTTTTGACAATTACTTTGTTCCCGCAGAAAACTTGTTAGGCGGAGAAGCTGGAAGAGGAAAAGGTTTCTATTTTCAGATGGAAGGATTTGCGGGAGGAAGAATACAAACCGCCGCGCGTGCACACGGAGTGATGCAAGCTGCTTTGGAAGCGGCTCTACATTATGCGCAAGAGAGATCTGTGTTTCAAAAGCCAATCTACGAATATAATTTAACGAAATATAAAATTGCAAGAATGTCAGTGATCTTACAAGCGTCTCGTCAATATGCAAATCACGTGGCTAACTTGTTAGATAATCACAAAGGACAAATGGAAGCGACTCTGATCAAATTTTATGCTTCTAAAGTGGCGGAATGGGTGACAAGAGAAGCGATGCAGATACACGGTGGAATGGGTTACGCGGAAGAATATGCGGTTTCTCGTTATTTTGTGGACGCTAGAGTTTTTTCCATCTTTGAAGGTGCAGAAGAAGTAATGGCTTTGAGAGTAATCGCAAAATCTCTAATGGACCAATATTCAGGAGCATAA
- a CDS encoding phosphoribosyl-AMP cyclohydrolase: MSFREITILKIQEPTKSIASLIRMMEEELPQYRKTLPKGFREEVDCDEDTILFLHTDFLPLDFQKTTELISTRKNGLVPVVAIDLQGQILMQAFGNEESQTLSLKTGYAHYFSRSRNQLWKKGDTSGHTQKILQILSPTDRSFLVYQVEQEVAACHEGYYSCFFRERIEGVTWKLLPVPRNFLPEKS, translated from the coding sequence ATGAGTTTTAGAGAAATTACGATTCTAAAAATACAAGAACCGACCAAGTCGATTGCATCTCTGATTCGGATGATGGAAGAAGAGTTACCACAGTATAGAAAAACACTTCCTAAAGGTTTTAGAGAGGAAGTGGATTGTGACGAAGACACTATTTTATTTTTACATACTGATTTTTTACCATTAGATTTTCAAAAAACGACAGAACTAATTTCGACGAGAAAAAACGGTTTAGTTCCAGTTGTGGCGATTGATCTTCAAGGTCAGATTCTAATGCAAGCATTTGGTAATGAAGAAAGTCAAACTTTGTCTTTAAAAACCGGATACGCACATTACTTTAGCCGGTCCAGAAATCAACTTTGGAAAAAGGGAGATACTTCGGGACATACTCAAAAAATCCTTCAAATTTTATCTCCAACGGATCGTTCTTTTTTAGTCTATCAAGTGGAACAAGAGGTGGCCGCTTGTCATGAAGGTTACTACAGTTGTTTTTTTAGAGAGAGGATAGAAGGAGTTACTTGGAAACTACTTCCGGTTCCGAGAAATTTTCTTCCAGAAAAGAGCTAA
- a CDS encoding efflux RND transporter permease subunit, producing the protein MNIAHLSIKRPIFICSIVLLMLLTGWVAMGRMGVDLFPDVNIPVVSVATIYPGAGPEEIEELISKPLEEELSSISGLKKISSRNQEGVSVVFGEFTLDTDIKYAEQQFRDKVGLVKPKLPTGIKEPKVVRFDPADQPIVRLALFADLDQAKLYDLAKETVKARLEQVQGVGSVKLIGGTRREIQIELDRNKLISYQMPTVVIANRLKTAGLNVPVGKFESGSKETSYRTLGRYESLSQIENTIVSFSGEVGNAVLIKQLGTVRDGTEDEETIGYLWASQGEGIEEKVSFFTKIGNLFKGKKENSAAVKETKPALFIDVYKQSGANTVSVADEVLKRIGKLNEGIQNVEGKPKIRLIRDGSKWIRYNVEDVTEAIVIGILLAVITVYFFLGNFRSTVITGLALPNSMLGAFVLMWMMGFTINVMTLLALSLAVGLLVDDAIVVRENIFRKLEEGKGVMEAAETGTTEVTLAVIGTSLTVIAVFLPVGFLSGIVGQFFKQFGLTVVFAMLISLFDGLAVAPMLSAYFAGKIDHNAKPNKAVELFDKFQTWLERQYGKVMKVALKRPGIVLLLSLGIFILSILSLKLVKSTFLPANDQGEFLVTLDLPPGTSLKGTKQVADQVLEVLKKIPEMEMIAVTIGKPDGGEPNAGTLAITLVDSKKRKFTTTQIKDQIRELLKPFEYARPAVSDYSAVGGGIQYPFQLVIKGENLAEMEAYSKKILSRLKSLSDLADLDTDYRAGKPEYQIHLDNMKMQLVGVLPGVAGSELRYQIAGDEVSKFYDRGIEYVVKMRLRPDQRNLRMAYAETKVPNIANKLIPLSAISVGKETAGPSRINRIDRARTIVINANLAPGGAVQDATRITDEILKKELPPPPGIRYNFQGQSEDFKELLANIVLAFGLALVFIYLVLASLYESFITPVTILFAIPPAISGAFFALALTREMLNLFSMIGLILLMGLVAKNSILLVDYAMQAIREKGMSRNDAIYEAGLVRLRPILMTSLAMIMGTVPIALGFGEAAKSRTAMGIAIIGGLILSTVVTLVVVPSIFGFIDRFREWIESKFRPEYDMNASMVQHAPSTNKQKFYEKEWASLQEEVEVELPKKSKK; encoded by the coding sequence ATGAATATCGCCCACCTTTCGATCAAACGACCTATTTTTATTTGTAGTATTGTTCTCCTAATGCTTCTCACCGGTTGGGTGGCAATGGGAAGAATGGGAGTAGATCTTTTTCCAGATGTAAACATTCCAGTTGTTTCGGTTGCTACGATCTATCCAGGGGCCGGCCCGGAAGAAATTGAAGAACTGATCTCTAAACCTTTAGAGGAGGAATTGTCCTCAATCTCTGGCCTAAAAAAAATTTCTTCCAGAAACCAAGAAGGTGTTTCTGTCGTATTTGGAGAGTTCACTCTAGATACGGACATCAAATATGCGGAACAACAATTCCGAGATAAAGTCGGTCTTGTAAAACCGAAACTTCCCACTGGAATCAAAGAACCTAAAGTAGTTCGTTTTGATCCTGCGGATCAACCGATCGTTCGTCTTGCATTGTTTGCGGATTTAGATCAGGCTAAATTATACGACCTCGCCAAAGAAACCGTAAAGGCGAGATTGGAACAGGTGCAAGGTGTAGGTTCGGTAAAACTGATCGGTGGAACCAGAAGAGAAATTCAAATCGAATTGGATCGAAATAAACTCATTTCTTATCAAATGCCTACGGTAGTAATCGCCAATCGATTGAAAACCGCCGGTTTAAACGTTCCCGTTGGAAAGTTCGAATCCGGTTCTAAAGAAACTTCTTATCGAACTTTAGGTAGATATGAATCTCTTTCTCAAATCGAAAATACGATCGTTTCTTTTAGCGGTGAAGTAGGGAACGCGGTTTTAATTAAACAATTGGGAACCGTTCGAGACGGAACCGAAGACGAAGAAACGATAGGTTATCTTTGGGCTTCTCAAGGAGAAGGTATAGAAGAAAAAGTTTCTTTTTTTACCAAGATCGGTAATCTTTTTAAAGGCAAAAAAGAAAACTCCGCTGCAGTTAAAGAAACTAAACCAGCTTTATTTATAGACGTTTATAAACAATCGGGTGCAAATACGGTTTCCGTTGCGGATGAAGTACTGAAAAGAATTGGTAAACTCAATGAAGGAATTCAGAACGTAGAAGGAAAACCAAAAATCCGTTTGATCCGAGATGGTTCAAAATGGATTCGTTATAACGTAGAAGACGTGACCGAAGCGATCGTAATCGGGATTTTACTCGCTGTTATTACGGTTTATTTCTTTTTAGGAAATTTTCGTTCCACGGTTATTACGGGACTTGCACTTCCTAACTCTATGTTAGGCGCTTTTGTTCTTATGTGGATGATGGGTTTTACCATCAACGTTATGACACTTTTGGCTCTTTCTTTGGCAGTGGGTTTACTCGTAGACGATGCGATCGTGGTTCGGGAAAACATATTCCGAAAACTGGAAGAAGGAAAAGGGGTAATGGAAGCGGCGGAAACCGGAACCACGGAAGTAACATTAGCCGTTATCGGAACGTCTTTAACTGTAATTGCAGTGTTTTTACCGGTGGGATTTCTTTCCGGAATCGTAGGACAATTCTTTAAACAATTCGGTTTAACGGTAGTGTTTGCGATGCTCATTTCACTTTTTGACGGTCTTGCGGTTGCGCCTATGCTTTCCGCTTACTTTGCGGGTAAGATTGATCATAACGCAAAACCGAATAAGGCCGTGGAACTTTTCGATAAATTCCAAACTTGGTTGGAAAGACAGTATGGAAAGGTGATGAAGGTAGCTTTAAAAAGACCTGGAATTGTTCTTTTACTCTCTCTTGGAATTTTTATTCTTTCGATCTTATCCTTGAAGTTGGTAAAAAGTACCTTTTTACCTGCAAACGATCAGGGCGAATTTTTAGTTACCTTAGATTTACCTCCTGGAACTAGTTTGAAAGGAACGAAACAAGTAGCAGATCAAGTTCTAGAAGTTCTGAAAAAAATTCCGGAAATGGAAATGATTGCAGTGACCATCGGTAAACCGGATGGAGGGGAGCCTAACGCGGGAACTCTTGCAATTACATTAGTAGATTCTAAAAAACGAAAGTTTACTACAACCCAAATTAAAGATCAAATCAGAGAACTTTTAAAACCTTTCGAATATGCAAGACCTGCTGTGTCTGATTATAGCGCAGTGGGAGGTGGGATTCAATACCCGTTCCAACTTGTGATCAAAGGAGAAAATCTCGCGGAGATGGAGGCCTATTCTAAAAAGATACTCTCAAGATTAAAATCCTTATCCGATCTAGCTGACTTGGATACGGATTATAGAGCGGGAAAACCGGAATATCAAATTCATTTAGATAATATGAAGATGCAGCTCGTAGGAGTTCTTCCAGGAGTTGCTGGTTCCGAACTTCGTTATCAGATTGCGGGAGACGAGGTCAGTAAGTTTTACGATCGAGGAATTGAATACGTAGTGAAGATGAGGCTTCGCCCTGATCAAAGAAATTTGAGAATGGCTTATGCTGAAACGAAGGTTCCGAATATCGCAAATAAACTGATTCCACTTTCTGCGATCAGCGTGGGTAAGGAAACAGCCGGACCTTCTAGAATCAATCGAATCGACCGCGCTAGAACGATCGTGATCAATGCAAACTTAGCTCCGGGGGGTGCAGTTCAAGATGCGACTCGGATTACCGATGAAATTCTCAAAAAAGAATTACCTCCGCCGCCTGGAATTCGATATAATTTCCAAGGACAATCAGAAGACTTTAAAGAACTTTTAGCGAATATAGTTCTCGCGTTTGGATTGGCTCTTGTGTTCATCTATCTCGTCTTAGCGTCGTTATATGAATCCTTTATCACACCGGTCACGATTTTGTTTGCAATTCCACCAGCGATTTCGGGAGCGTTTTTTGCTCTTGCACTTACAAGAGAAATGCTCAATTTATTTTCGATGATCGGTTTGATTTTGCTCATGGGTCTTGTCGCAAAGAACTCGATTCTTCTTGTGGATTATGCGATGCAAGCAATCCGAGAAAAAGGTATGTCTAGAAATGACGCAATTTATGAAGCGGGTCTTGTCCGACTCAGGCCGATTTTAATGACTTCTCTTGCGATGATTATGGGAACGGTTCCGATTGCACTTGGGTTTGGAGAAGCCGCAAAATCCAGAACCGCGATGGGGATCGCGATCATTGGAGGATTGATACTTTCCACAGTGGTGACTCTTGTGGTTGTACCTTCTATTTTCGGATTTATAGATCGATTTAGAGAATGGATCGAAAGTAAATTCCGTCCTGAATATGATATGAACGCGTCCATGGTTCAACATGCACCTTCTACCAACAAACAGAAGTTTTACGAAAAAGAATGGGCTTCTTTACAGGAAGAAGTAGAAGTGGAACTTCCGAAAAAGAGTAAAAAATAA
- the mltG gene encoding endolytic transglycosylase MltG: MNIKKFLIFSGFVIGVLLLIVIVAFFIVDEIKGGAVGSGQNKMELLIESGDTSGKIVETLSTHGMIKSSKYFLYLVKFTRSAGKIKQGLYEINDGMDSRKILQVITEGKVKLINFTIPEGYNNRQIGDLLVSKKIISKRQDFLLAASEPQLLREFKIPSTSAEGYLFPETYSVPINYPVDKIVRMMIKRFYVRITKIEKTKNLSPLELHKFVILASVVEREAKRNEERPLMAGVFNNRLKRDMPLESCATIQYLFDKPHNRIFEKDLKIVSPYNTYLNKGFPPGPISNPGFPALEAAFYPKETDYLFFLLKGDGYHYFAKSLKEHLEAKKKYIDVLYD; this comes from the coding sequence ATGAATATTAAAAAGTTTTTGATTTTCTCCGGATTTGTTATCGGAGTTCTGCTTTTAATTGTTATCGTTGCTTTTTTTATCGTGGACGAAATCAAAGGAGGTGCGGTTGGATCTGGTCAGAATAAAATGGAACTTCTCATCGAATCCGGGGATACTTCTGGGAAGATCGTAGAAACGTTATCCACACATGGAATGATCAAGTCTTCCAAATATTTTCTTTATTTAGTAAAATTTACACGTAGTGCCGGCAAGATCAAACAAGGGCTTTATGAGATTAACGACGGAATGGATTCTAGAAAAATCCTACAAGTGATTACAGAAGGAAAAGTCAAACTTATAAATTTTACAATTCCAGAAGGTTATAATAATAGACAAATCGGGGATTTACTCGTTTCTAAAAAAATCATTTCCAAACGCCAGGATTTTTTACTCGCTGCCAGTGAACCACAATTATTGAGAGAGTTCAAAATTCCATCTACTTCCGCAGAAGGTTATCTTTTTCCGGAGACTTATAGTGTTCCGATCAATTATCCGGTTGATAAAATCGTTCGGATGATGATTAAAAGATTCTACGTACGAATCACAAAGATAGAAAAAACTAAAAATCTTTCTCCTTTAGAACTTCATAAATTTGTAATTCTTGCTTCCGTAGTAGAACGAGAGGCTAAACGAAACGAAGAAAGACCTCTTATGGCGGGAGTATTTAACAATCGTCTAAAAAGGGATATGCCTTTGGAATCCTGCGCAACGATACAATATCTTTTTGACAAACCTCATAACAGGATTTTTGAAAAGGATCTCAAAATAGTATCTCCGTATAACACATATCTTAATAAAGGATTTCCTCCCGGACCGATTTCTAATCCTGGTTTTCCGGCGTTGGAAGCTGCTTTTTATCCTAAGGAAACCGATTATCTGTTTTTTCTTTTAAAGGGAGATGGTTATCACTATTTCGCAAAATCTCTCAAAGAACACTTAGAAGCCAAGAAGAAGTATATTGACGTACTTTACGATTGA
- a CDS encoding ankyrin repeat domain-containing protein encodes MKILFRMMITILMAAQMDCATIRMLEEAKILPTPVWSMARYADKTISPELSKNPSVWNPPLWIYPGTRRYWITGIDQNFPFSVIDFTLSFLADTILLPITIPLTVYYYWKVPEAWESGLLIGSIQNNDLSGVRRCIETGADVNSTFIGPPPLYFAIKNENVEIVRLLLEKGADVNFQNNAVYDQSLLYFAIENENTEIAELLLKKGADANAKSCDLFRRCNYLFFNVIERYSNLSPKNDRRLKMIRLLLEMGKADVNATLAEDGSSPLHYAVEKKHNIQIVKELVEHGANVNGKDVYQQTPLYDAASKEIAQYLLQQGADPTIKNGSGETPLEHAKYLMNLGRKNNYDVLKFLENTP; translated from the coding sequence ATGAAAATCTTGTTCAGAATGATGATAACGATCTTGATGGCCGCTCAGATGGATTGCGCCACAATCCGAATGCTTGAAGAAGCCAAAATTTTACCCACACCCGTTTGGTCTATGGCGAGGTACGCAGATAAAACCATCTCTCCAGAACTGTCTAAAAATCCTAGCGTTTGGAATCCTCCCCTCTGGATTTATCCAGGGACACGACGTTATTGGATAACTGGTATAGATCAGAATTTTCCTTTTAGTGTTATTGATTTTACTTTGTCCTTCTTGGCGGATACGATCCTACTTCCTATTACAATTCCGTTGACGGTATATTACTATTGGAAAGTCCCCGAAGCCTGGGAGTCAGGCCTTCTGATCGGAAGTATCCAGAACAACGATCTATCCGGGGTTCGCCGATGCATCGAGACTGGCGCGGATGTAAATTCCACATTCATTGGTCCACCTCCATTGTATTTTGCTATTAAGAACGAGAACGTTGAAATCGTGAGGCTCCTCTTAGAGAAAGGCGCCGATGTGAATTTCCAAAACAACGCCGTCTATGATCAATCTTTATTGTATTTTGCTATTGAGAATGAGAACACTGAAATCGCTGAGCTTCTTTTAAAAAAAGGCGCCGATGCAAATGCAAAGAGTTGCGATCTTTTTCGCCGTTGTAATTATCTATTCTTCAACGTGATAGAACGTTATTCTAATCTTTCCCCAAAAAATGATAGAAGACTCAAAATGATTAGGCTGCTCCTAGAAATGGGAAAAGCCGATGTCAATGCTACTTTGGCGGAAGACGGGAGCAGTCCTCTACACTACGCAGTGGAGAAAAAACATAATATTCAAATTGTAAAAGAATTAGTAGAACACGGCGCCAATGTAAACGGTAAGGATGTCTATCAACAGACTCCACTGTATGATGCAGCCTCAAAAGAAATCGCACAGTATCTTTTGCAACAAGGTGCAGACCCAACCATAAAAAACGGCTCTGGGGAAACTCCTCTGGAACATGCAAAATATTTAATGAACTTAGGCAGAAAAAACAATTATGATGTGCTCAAGTTTCTTGAGAACACTCCCTAG
- the lenC gene encoding endostatin-like outer membrane lipoprotein LenC, whose protein sequence is MKIKYKIAVVSVFTLVFVACFNKSSEGNNSVLSGLLSLISDKQTLGSTTLSRNQLSGQNLQSVFPEGYIPYIFTTSSSGDEHNGNFGGIAGADAYCQSHIPSNLPNTGKYKAMIVDGLNRVATTVGPNSTAGQKDWVFQPNQQYRRAEDGANVMFTNGYGMIDFQSGKRLENSFTQVKKSGQWTGLNSNWVLWTSGGIPGREPIICDSWTTSNISVYGVYGISVSTDSNILRGESTGSFVTSCENTLTSYQNYRLGLVCVEQPRPKYIFVTSSTEEWHNGNFGGIAGADAYCQSQVPSNLPSGGIYKAMIVDGVNRVATTVGPNSTVGQKDWVLRPNQQYIRDYDDVFIMTTNSSGMFDFANNNQLENSFSQIAAAQWTGLNSDWTVWTSGGIPITCDSWNSNDLSVYGVYGMANSKNSNALKAEESNGAFTTSCSHNFTSYGNYRIGLVCVEQ, encoded by the coding sequence ATGAAAATTAAATATAAAATTGCGGTTGTATCAGTATTCACACTGGTATTTGTCGCTTGTTTCAATAAATCATCTGAGGGCAATAACTCGGTTTTAAGTGGCTTACTTTCACTTATCTCCGACAAACAAACGTTAGGTTCAACGACGTTAAGTAGAAATCAACTCAGTGGACAAAATCTACAATCAGTTTTTCCAGAAGGTTACATTCCGTATATCTTTACTACATCCTCTTCGGGCGATGAACATAATGGAAACTTTGGAGGAATAGCTGGAGCGGATGCATATTGTCAGAGTCATATTCCTTCTAATCTTCCTAATACTGGAAAATACAAGGCAATGATAGTAGATGGACTCAATAGAGTTGCAACGACTGTAGGACCAAACTCCACGGCGGGACAAAAAGACTGGGTGTTTCAACCGAACCAACAGTATCGTAGAGCGGAAGACGGTGCAAACGTAATGTTCACAAATGGTTATGGTATGATCGATTTTCAAAGTGGTAAACGATTAGAAAATTCATTTACCCAAGTTAAGAAATCCGGTCAATGGACTGGTTTAAATTCGAATTGGGTCCTTTGGACATCCGGAGGAATTCCTGGCCGAGAGCCTATTATTTGTGACTCTTGGACTACTTCTAATATTTCTGTTTATGGAGTGTACGGCATATCAGTTAGCACGGACTCTAATATTCTTAGAGGAGAATCTACTGGATCCTTCGTAACGTCTTGTGAAAATACACTTACCTCCTATCAGAATTATAGATTAGGTCTCGTTTGTGTGGAGCAGCCACGTCCAAAATATATATTCGTTACTTCTAGTACGGAGGAATGGCATAACGGAAATTTTGGAGGAATTGCAGGAGCAGATGCATATTGTCAAAGTCAAGTTCCTTCAAACCTTCCTTCAGGAGGAATATACAAGGCAATGATCGTGGACGGAGTCAATAGAGTTGCAACGACGGTAGGACCAAATTCTACAGTAGGACAAAAAGACTGGGTATTGCGACCGAATCAACAATATATAAGAGACTATGACGACGTGTTCATAATGACTACAAATAGTTCCGGAATGTTCGATTTTGCAAATAACAATCAATTAGAAAATTCATTTTCGCAAATAGCAGCTGCACAATGGACTGGTTTAAATTCAGATTGGACCGTTTGGACATCTGGAGGAATTCCTATTACTTGTGACTCTTGGAATAGTAATGATCTTTCTGTTTATGGAGTATACGGCATGGCCAATAGTAAAAACTCAAATGCTCTTAAAGCAGAAGAATCTAATGGAGCATTCACGACGTCTTGTTCCCATAACTTTACTTCCTATGGTAATTATAGAATTGGTTTAGTTTGTGTAGAACAATAA
- a CDS encoding adenylate/guanylate cyclase domain-containing protein, with the protein MKDIIHWLSTHESRTLEAKELIEVLNRKMIEAGIPVWRFFTSIPTMHPEVMVRSIIWTRGEETQIVFIPHDGLQQPQYKDSPIYLIREKEIDFIRCKLTGPEADLSYPICVDLHEKGGTDYCIFASVFGNNIRSAISWSTDTPGGFTDEQIDCLNSIRSILPLRLDLESRKFSINELLEVYLGSNASKRVLSGEFRRGTGETIYAAILCADLRDFSFLSENNSPKRIVEILDHYFELTAQPIQEEKGEILKFIGDAILAIFPAEADSHKACLAALNAAQKIKNSVIQWNEEHPDLQIHLGMALNVGDVVYGNVGAKDRLDFTVIGNAVNQAFRVESLCKDLGKNILATEEFVLKAGKERFEFVGAKRLKGISGERNIYSPLHG; encoded by the coding sequence ATGAAAGACATTATCCATTGGTTATCCACTCACGAATCCAGAACCTTAGAGGCCAAAGAACTAATAGAAGTTTTAAATCGTAAAATGATAGAAGCCGGAATTCCTGTCTGGAGATTTTTTACGAGCATCCCCACAATGCATCCGGAAGTGATGGTAAGATCAATCATTTGGACAAGAGGAGAAGAAACTCAAATTGTATTTATTCCACACGATGGTCTACAACAACCACAATATAAAGATAGTCCGATCTATCTCATTCGGGAAAAAGAAATCGATTTTATCCGTTGTAAGTTAACTGGTCCAGAGGCAGACCTTTCGTATCCGATCTGTGTCGACTTACACGAAAAAGGTGGAACGGATTATTGTATCTTCGCTTCCGTTTTCGGAAATAATATCCGAAGCGCTATTTCTTGGAGCACGGATACGCCCGGCGGTTTTACGGATGAACAAATCGATTGTTTGAATTCGATTCGAAGTATTTTGCCCTTACGTTTGGATTTAGAATCCAGAAAATTTTCAATTAATGAACTTTTAGAAGTTTATTTAGGTTCCAACGCTTCTAAAAGAGTTTTATCCGGAGAATTCAGAAGAGGCACTGGGGAAACGATCTACGCGGCAATTCTTTGCGCAGACTTACGGGACTTTTCGTTTTTAAGCGAAAACAATTCCCCCAAAAGAATCGTGGAAATTTTAGATCATTACTTTGAACTGACAGCACAACCGATCCAAGAAGAAAAAGGGGAAATTCTAAAATTTATAGGGGACGCGATTCTAGCCATTTTTCCTGCAGAAGCGGATTCGCATAAGGCGTGTTTGGCGGCACTCAATGCGGCTCAAAAGATTAAGAATTCCGTAATACAATGGAACGAAGAACATCCTGATTTACAAATTCATCTAGGAATGGCGTTGAACGTTGGAGACGTAGTTTATGGTAACGTAGGCGCAAAAGACAGACTTGATTTTACCGTAATCGGAAACGCGGTCAATCAGGCTTTTAGAGTTGAGTCTTTGTGTAAGGATTTAGGAAAGAATATTCTTGCCACCGAAGAATTTGTTCTCAAAGCAGGGAAAGAACGTTTCGAATTTGTAGGAGCTAAACGTCTTAAAGGAATCAGTGGCGAAAGAAATATTTATTCTCCTTTACACGGATAA